A portion of the Melitaea cinxia chromosome 1, ilMelCinx1.1, whole genome shotgun sequence genome contains these proteins:
- the LOC123670432 gene encoding myrosinase 1-like codes for MQSWKVFITLFAALVADVDGVDEEKICFPHNFLFGVATAAYQIEGAWNVSGKGPSIWDSLTHDHPERIVDRKNPDVAADSYHLFKKDVQLLVKLGIQFYRFSIAWSRILPNGLANNVNEDGIRYYHELIDELNRNNIQPMVTMYHWDLPQYLQDFGGWTNPMIADYFVDYARVLFQNYGSKVGAWVTFNEPLSFCQEGYGGREAPETIEASGFADYLCAHNVLRAHGMVYRMYEREFKAKLMTSIGITLDFSWRAPSSLLADDIIAAETARQFSIGWFAHAIFSKPGDYPLVMRKRIDTISRIQGFSRSRLPHFTAEEIEMIRGSADFFGLNHYTTYLITKSKKKISSKPSYYADMGGLVSQKSSWPKTNSTWLKVVPWGIRLSLNWIKRAYNNPRIIITENGVSLERGLRDKGRTNYIRDYLKYVHAAITKDNCNVYGYTYWSLMDNYEWLRGFSECFGLYKVDFDSPNKTRTPRMSSEYYGRVSRTKCL; via the exons ATGCAATCTTGGAAAGTTTTTATCACATTGTTCGCGGCTCTCGT AGCTGATGTAGATGGTGTAGatgaagaaaaaatatgttttccaCATAATTTTCTGTTCGGCGTAGCAACTGCCGCTTATCAAATTGAAGGAGCTTGGAATGTATCAG gtaaagGCCCGAGTATATGGGATAGCTTGACCCACGATCATCCAGAAAGAATAGTCGATCGCAAGAATCCAGACGTCGCAGCTGACTCTTACCATCTCTTCAAGAAGGATGTGCAACTTTTGGTCAAATTGGGAATACAGTTCTATCGCTTCTCCATAGCCTGGTCGAGGATTCTCCCGAATGGTCTGGCCAA TAACGTAAACGAGGATGGTATTAGGTACTACCACGAGCTAATAGACGAGCTAAACCGCAACAACATTCAACCAATGGTGACCATGTACCACTGGGACCTACCACAGTACCTCCAAGACTTCGGTGGCTGGACAAATCCTATGATAGCAGACTACTTCGTGGATTACGCTAGA gtgttatttcaaaattacgGTTCAAAAGTCGGTGCTTGGGTGACATTCAATGAACCATTATCATTCTGTCAAGAAGGGTACGGAGGGCGTGAAGCGCCTGAAACTATCGAAGCCAGCGGCTTCGCGGATTATCTCTGTGCACACAACGTCCTTCGCGCACACGGAATGGTGTATCGAATGTATGAGAGGGAATTCAAAGCGAAACTCATGA CGAGCATTGGAATAACACTAGATTTTTCGTGGCGTGCACCCTCCAGTCTTTTGGCAGATGATATAATAGCTGCTGAAACGGCTAGACAATTCTCT attgGTTGGTTCGCACATGCTATATTTTCTAAACCCGGGGATTACCCATTAGTAATGAGAAAAAGAATCGATACAATATCAAGAATACAAGGTTTCAGCCGCTCTCGTCTTCCACACTTTACTGCAGAAGAAATAGAAATGATTCGCGGCTCAGCCGACTTCTTCGGCTTAAATCATTATACGACGTACCTGATCACCAAGAGCAAAAAAAAGATCTCTTCTAAGCCGTCTTACTATGCTGATATGGGTGGCTTAGTATCGCAGAAGTCAAGTTGGCCGAAGACTAATTCAACTTGGTTGAAG GTTGTTCCATGGGGCATCAGATTGTCATTGAACTGGATAAAACGGGCATATAACAACCCTCGGATAATAATCACTGAAAATGGCGTGTCACTTGAAAGAGGTTTACGGGACAAAGGACGTACTAATTACATCAGAGATTATTTGAAATATGTGCACGCGGCTATCACTAAGGATAACTGCAATGTGTACGGTTACACGTACTGGAGTTTGATGGACAACTACGAATGGCTACGCGGTTTCTC AGAATGTTTCGGTTTGTATAAAGTTGATTTCGACTCTCCGAACAAGACTAGAACGCCGAGGATGTCAAGTGAATACTATGGCAGAGTCAGTCGTACCAAATGCTTATAA